The genomic stretch TACGACATCCCGCCGGAGAACCTGACCACTCAGGGCTACGGCGAACGTTATCTCAAGGTCGAGACGGAGGGCGCCGAGCGCGCCAACCGCCGCGTCACCATTCGCCGCATCACCTCGCTGGTGTCCGGCGGCCAGAGCTGACGGACGACAGCTTCAACCACGAAAGCCCCGGGGATCATCCCTGGGGCTTTTCTTTGCCAGCCGAGACGGCGGCAACCATGCCGCCTGTTGTCGGGCCAGCACGAGCGGCTGTTCAGCCCAGCCGATACGGCACCACTTCGCGCCGATCGACATCGATCTCCAGCCGCGCATCCATCGGCGGCACCGAGCGCTGGATGCAGTTGCCACGCGGGCAAATCCGGCAGCTGATGCCGATCGGCTCGAAGCCGCGCGTCAGGTCGAGGTCGACCGCATAGGTCAGCTTTCCGGCGTGGGCGACCTCACAGCCCAGCGCATAGGCATAGCGCCGTACCGGTCCGCGGAACCCGCCGGTGTGCTTTTCTTCGGACCAGGCAAGGCAAAGGTAGCGGTTGCCGTCCGGCGTCTCGGCAAGCTGGCGAGCGATCCGGCCGTTATGCTCGCCGAACACCCGGTGCACGTTCCACAGCGGGCACGCGCCGCCGAAGCGGGGGAACTGCAGCGGCGTCGCCGAATGCCGCTTGGTGATGGTCCCCGCCGCATCGACCCGGGCAAAGAAGAACGGCACGCCGCGCGCCTTGGGCCGCTGCATGGTCGAGAGCCGGTGCCCGACCTGCTCCATCGATGCCCCGAACGCGAAGGCCAGTTCCTCGATGTCGTAGCCACTCTGTTCGGCTGCCGCGAGAAACGCGCCATAGGGCATCTGCAGCGCCCCGGCGAAATAGTTGGCGAGCCCCAGCCGGCAGATATCCGCTGCCTGCCTCGTCTTGAACTCCGCCTGGCCGACGATGTGGTCGATCAGCTCAGCCTGCTCGATCAGCGCCAACTGCACTGCCAGTTGAAAATACTGCGTTGCCGGCGCCAATCGTCCATTGAGGACGATGGTGCGCGACGAGCGCTCGAAGCGCCGCAACTGATCGGGCGAGTTCGGTTCCTCGAACACCACGGAGATACGGTGGCGCGTCGTGAGGTAGGTCGCCAGCCGCTCGAGCCGACCATGCAGAGCCAGCCCGATCGTCGCCGCCAGCGTTTCGGCGGCGAGATCGAGCGGGTCGATATAGTTGTTGGCATAGTGGAAGAAGTCGCGCACCTCTTCGTAGCTCGTCTGCAGCCCCGGCGCGCCCACCATCGCGGCATCCGCGCCCATCAGCCGCTCGTTGACCTTGCGATAGGCCTCGTAGAGCCTGAGCAGTGCTCGCGCCGTATCGGGCGCGCTCGTTGCCAGCGACTTGAGCTCGATCAGCCCCGGCGCCGCCGCACCGAACAACGGATCGGCCATCGCCTCGCGCAGGTCGGCCAGCACTCGATCGGCGCCCTCCGAGGTGAGTTCGCCGAGGTCGAGCCCGAAGTTCTCTGCCAGCGTCAGCATCAGCGCCGCCGTCAGCGGCCGCTGGTTGTTCTCGATCTGGTTGAGATACGACACCGAGATTTCGAGCCGCCGCGCCAGCTCGCGCTGGGTCAGTCCCGCCTTGATACGCGCTGCCCGTACCCGCGCCCCGGCAAAGATCTTTCGGTCGGCCATTTGCAAGTTCGCAATTTCACAGTTCGCAACTTTGCAGAATTAGCAGGTCCGCACATTCCTGTCTCTCGCCGCGTCAACGAAGGATGTATGTTGCCCATAGGCTAAGGGCAGGGGACTGCATGCAGAAGATCATCGCCGCACTCGACCAGCGGCGCAGCGAGGCGCGTCTCGGCGGCGGCCAGAAGCGCATCGATGCCCAGCACGGCAAGGGCAAGCTCACCGCGCGCGAGCGTCTCGACGTGCTACTCGATCCGGGTTCGTTCGAGGAATACGACA from Devosia sp. A16 encodes the following:
- a CDS encoding helix-turn-helix domain-containing protein translates to MADRKIFAGARVRAARIKAGLTQRELARRLEISVSYLNQIENNQRPLTAALMLTLAENFGLDLGELTSEGADRVLADLREAMADPLFGAAAPGLIELKSLATSAPDTARALLRLYEAYRKVNERLMGADAAMVGAPGLQTSYEEVRDFFHYANNYIDPLDLAAETLAATIGLALHGRLERLATYLTTRHRISVVFEEPNSPDQLRRFERSSRTIVLNGRLAPATQYFQLAVQLALIEQAELIDHIVGQAEFKTRQAADICRLGLANYFAGALQMPYGAFLAAAEQSGYDIEELAFAFGASMEQVGHRLSTMQRPKARGVPFFFARVDAAGTITKRHSATPLQFPRFGGACPLWNVHRVFGEHNGRIARQLAETPDGNRYLCLAWSEEKHTGGFRGPVRRYAYALGCEVAHAGKLTYAVDLDLTRGFEPIGISCRICPRGNCIQRSVPPMDARLEIDVDRREVVPYRLG